Below is a genomic region from Pseudomonas extremaustralis.
TGCAGGAAAGCACCAGCGGCGAATTCGGCGGCCTGGGCATTGAAGTCGGCTCCGAGGACGGCAATATCAAGGTCGTCTCGCCGATCGACGACACCCCGGCGTCCAAGGCTGGCATTCAGGCCGGCGACTTTATCGTCAAGATCAACGGCCAGCCGACCCGCGGCCAGTCCATGACCGAAGCCGTGGACAAGATGCGCGGCAAGATCGGCCAGAAAATCACCCTGACCCTGGTGCGCGACGGCGGCAGCCCGTTTGACGTGACGCTCACCCGCGCGACCATCACGGTCAAGAGCGTGAAGAGCCAGTTGCTGGAGTCGGGCTACGGCTACATCCGTATCACCCAGTTCCAGGTCAAGACCGGCGACGAAGTGGCCAAGGCCCTGGCCAAGCTGCGCAAGGACAACGGCAAGAAACTCAACGGCATCGTGCTCGACCTGCGTAACAACCCAGGCGGCGTGCTGCAGTCGGCGGTGGAAGTGGTCGACCACTTCATCACCAAAGGCCTGATCGTCTACACCAAGGGCCGTATCGCCAACTCCGAGCTTCGCTTCTCGGCCACCGGCAACGACCTCAGCGAGAACGTGCCGCTGGCCGTGCTGATCAACGGCGGCAGCGCCTCGGCGTCGGAAATCGTCGCCGGCGCCCTGCAGGACCAGAAACGCGGCGTGCTGATGGGCACCACCAGTTTCGGCAAAGGCTCGGTGCAAACCGTGTTGCCGCTGAACAACGATCGCGCGCTGAAGATCACCACCGCGCTGTACTACACGCCCAACGGTCGCTCGATCCAGGCCCAGGGCATTGTCCCGGACATCGAAGTGCGCAAGGCCAAGATCACCAACGAGGTCGACAGCGAGTACTACAAAGAAGCCGACCTGCAAGGTCACCTGGGCAATGGCAACGGCGGCGCCGACCAACCGAGCGGCAGCGGCACCAAAGCCAAGCCAATGCCGCAGGACGATGACTACCAGTTGGCCCAGGCGCTGAGCCTGCTCAAAGGCCTGAGCATCACGCGCAGCCGCTGATATGCGTTTTGCCCTGCTCATCGCTGTGCTGTGCAGCCTGGCAGGGGTCGCCCACGCGACTCCTGTCGGCGAATCCCACAAAGCCTACCTGACCCTGATCATCGACGACCTCGGGCAAAACCTGCCCCGGGACCGTCGCGTGCTGGCCCTGCCCGGCCCGGTGACCACGGCGATCATGCCCGACACGCCCCACGCCGCCGAATTCGCCCGCGAAGCGCACAAGGCCGGCAAGATCGTGATCCTGCACATGCCCATGGACCCCGCCACCGGCCCATTCGCCTGGCACCCCGAGTTGCCCATCGAAGAACTCGACAAGCGCCTGGACGCTGCGTTCAAGGCCGTGCCCTACACCGCCGGCATCAACAACCACATGGGCAGCCGCATGACCGCGCAGCCACAAGCCATGGCCTGGTTGATGGCCGAGCTGCAACGGCGCAACAAGTTCTTTGTGGACAGCCGCACCAGCGCGCAAACCGTGGCCGCCGCCGAGGCGCAGAAGATCGGTCTGGCCAGCGTGTCGCGAGATGTGTTCCTCGATGACGAACGCACCGAAGCGGCGATCACCACCCAGCTGCAAACCGCGATCAAACTGGCCCACAAACAAGGCTCGGCGGTGATGATCGGCCATCCTTATCCACAGACCCTGGCAGTGCTGGAGCGCGAGTTGCCCAAACTCAAGGCCCAGGGTGTCGACTGGATCGATATCAAGCTGATGATCAGCGTGCGCAGCAACCAGGCCATGAACGGCCATGGCAAAAATGGTCTCTACCGCTAGATAGCTACCACTCTCGCTTCGTGAACTCCTGAATAGTGATCTCGTATCGTTCAACTATTCAGGATGACCATGAACACCACCCGCTCCATTCTTCCAGGATTGCTGCTGAGCGCCCTGCCCGCCTGCCTTGTCGCCGCCCCCCGGCGGCTCCGACATTCTCGCGCTGACCGCCCCGGATGGCACACCTTGCACCTCGCCGCCTGCACCCAGCAGTCTTCTCAGGAGTTGATCGGGCAGCCATTTGCCTGGCGATTCACCCTCAAAAACCAGTGCAAAAGCCGGTGAAGATCTGCACCTACACATTCGATCAGGCCGACCAGCCGTCCACGTTGCGGGTTGATTTGCTCAAACCACGCTAACCCCCCCTTTTTCGAACAAACATGGAGAACCACACATGGAATCAATAAAATTTGGCAACCTGTTGATCAACTTTACGACAGAGTTCAATTGGATCTGGGACAACAAGGGCTCGCCCAATGCATCCCCCGTTGGCTTTTGGCGACCCGTACCGTCCGCCGATTTTCTGACAGATTATTTCCCGCTCGGCGACTACGCTGTTGCCGGACACCACAACATCAACAAGAAAATCGTCATGGCCGTGGTGTGTGAAGCCCCCCCCACAAACCGAAGACGATCGCATCAACGGCAAAGCACTCATGCCTCCCGATGAGTTTGAACGGGTTTGGGATGACAAAGGCTCAAAAGCCTACTCGGACGGTTCCATATGGCGCCCCATTCCACCCTCCGGTTACGTAGCCATGGGGCTTGTCGCGTCCCGCGGTTACGACAGACCTTCACGTAACTCAGTTCGTTGCGTAAGAGCAGACCTGGTGATCGCCTCCTACATCAACGAGCTGATCTGGAACAACAAACGCAGCCCCGCCAAACTTGACTTCAGCGCCTGGAGCATCAGCCCTCCAGGGGCTGCCGCAGGCGAGGTGTACCTGTCGCCAGGAACCTTCGTCGGGGCCGCCAGCTATACAAAACCATCGATGCACATTGCCGCTTATTCATTGCGCATGCAGATACCTCTTCATACGGCCTACCCGCCTCCAGCCCCGGCACTCTCAGGAGATCGGCAACCTGCACCCTTTGAAAAGGCCGTAGTCTCCAATATCTCGAAACTGGCCTGGTTCACCGTTAAAGACCCCAACCTCTCTGCCCTTGAGCAACTGCGTACGTCCCCCACGTACCGCTTGGAAAGACTGGATAAATACGTACTGGTGGGGTTTGGTCATAACAAGAGTTCTCTTAACCAGTCATTCAAATGGACAGCCACCCGCGGACAAAACGGTAGCAGCCTTAAAACACTCACCCACACCACTGGCATCGAGATTGGCACCGAATGGGGTTTCAACGTATGGGGGGCGTCGGGCAAGGTCTCGGCAAAACTGAGCGGTGGCTTCACCCATACTCAAACGAGCTCCGAAGGGTGGACCACTTCAACAGCGTTTGAGATCAATGCCACGGTTCCAGCACACAAGGCTGTTGCCGTCTATCTGGTGCAAAGCGACTACAAGCTGCTGCGGGAAAACGGTACTCAAGTGGCAACAGACATCAGTTACACCGATGGCGACAACGTGTATTGGAGCGAATATCCACCGGCAAGGGAGTGTGAGGTCACCTGCAAACCACTGCCAGCACCTGGCTCATAAACGGCTAGAGGTAGCGCCCCATGATCTCGTCCACCACGCCCTCTTTGCGCAGTTGATCCAGCGCTGCCTGCAGTTTGGCGACGATGTCGTCGGAGACGTCCTTGTTCAACGCGAGATAGAGCTGGGCACTGTTGAAGCGCAGCACGGTCTTGAGCCCGCTCACACCGACCTGGCGCGCAAGATAACGCCCGGCCGGGTCGCCCGTGGCCCACAGGTCGATCTGACCATCCATGAGTTTTTGCGCGTTGTCCTGGTCACGTAACACCACCAGCGGCTTGAGCCCCTGTTTCTCCAGGGTTTCGGCGATGGCATCGCCTTTATAGGCGCCAATCCTGTAGTGGCGCGCCTGGTCGAGGTCGGCGAGCTGGATCTTGCTGTCGGCCTTGGCCAGCATCACCCAGTCGTCCGGGCCGATGGGGCCGACCCATTTGAACAATGCTTCGCGATCCGGCAGGCGCGCCATCACGAATACGCCATAGCCGGGTTTTTCCAGGGCGAGTTTGTAGATTCGCTCCCAAGGAAAACG
It encodes:
- a CDS encoding substrate-binding periplasmic protein; the protein is MFKHLLLALTSTSFLLTGSAHAEESSDASLVLLTENFPPYNMAKNGKNFAKEENIEGIAVDIVRETFQRAGISYNLTLRFPWERIYKLALEKPGYGVFVMARLPDREALFKWVGPIGPDDWVMLAKADSKIQLADLDQARHYRIGAYKGDAIAETLEKQGLKPLVVLRDQDNAQKLMDGQIDLWATGDPAGRYLARQVGVSGLKTVLRFNSAQLYLALNKDVSDDIVAKLQAALDQLRKEGVVDEIMGRYL
- a CDS encoding Vps62-related protein; translation: MPPDEFERVWDDKGSKAYSDGSIWRPIPPSGYVAMGLVASRGYDRPSRNSVRCVRADLVIASYINELIWNNKRSPAKLDFSAWSISPPGAAAGEVYLSPGTFVGAASYTKPSMHIAAYSLRMQIPLHTAYPPPAPALSGDRQPAPFEKAVVSNISKLAWFTVKDPNLSALEQLRTSPTYRLERLDKYVLVGFGHNKSSLNQSFKWTATRGQNGSSLKTLTHTTGIEIGTEWGFNVWGASGKVSAKLSGGFTHTQTSSEGWTTSTAFEINATVPAHKAVAVYLVQSDYKLLRENGTQVATDISYTDGDNVYWSEYPPARECEVTCKPLPAPGS
- a CDS encoding divergent polysaccharide deacetylase family protein, with the protein product MRFALLIAVLCSLAGVAHATPVGESHKAYLTLIIDDLGQNLPRDRRVLALPGPVTTAIMPDTPHAAEFAREAHKAGKIVILHMPMDPATGPFAWHPELPIEELDKRLDAAFKAVPYTAGINNHMGSRMTAQPQAMAWLMAELQRRNKFFVDSRTSAQTVAAAEAQKIGLASVSRDVFLDDERTEAAITTQLQTAIKLAHKQGSAVMIGHPYPQTLAVLERELPKLKAQGVDWIDIKLMISVRSNQAMNGHGKNGLYR
- a CDS encoding S41 family peptidase — its product is MLHLSRLTSLALTIALVIGAPLAFADQAAPAAPAATAATTKAPLPLEELRTFAEVMDRIKAAYVEPVDDKTLLENAIKGMLSNLDPHSAYLGPEDFAELQESTSGEFGGLGIEVGSEDGNIKVVSPIDDTPASKAGIQAGDFIVKINGQPTRGQSMTEAVDKMRGKIGQKITLTLVRDGGSPFDVTLTRATITVKSVKSQLLESGYGYIRITQFQVKTGDEVAKALAKLRKDNGKKLNGIVLDLRNNPGGVLQSAVEVVDHFITKGLIVYTKGRIANSELRFSATGNDLSENVPLAVLINGGSASASEIVAGALQDQKRGVLMGTTSFGKGSVQTVLPLNNDRALKITTALYYTPNGRSIQAQGIVPDIEVRKAKITNEVDSEYYKEADLQGHLGNGNGGADQPSGSGTKAKPMPQDDDYQLAQALSLLKGLSITRSR